Part of the Prunus dulcis chromosome 8, ALMONDv2, whole genome shotgun sequence genome is shown below.
TGGGATTAGAAAATATCAATCATCTGCGACTGCCATGTGCTACCTGGAATTACTGTAACTTGTAACGGTTCTCAGTCTTATAATGCAACGAGTCTTGATAGCTCATCCATATCTGATGTTTTTATAAAGGCGGAAGCATCTGCAACGCcaattattttctgttttgaacTTAGTGCTGGAAACTCCgcctgaaaaagaaaaaacagtcGGGACTTGGGAGCGCCAGTATATCTCATGTTTGATTTCAGTTACAAACTTTCAGTGTTGATGCCGGTTCTTGTTAAGACTCATTCCTTGGAGATTTGTATATATGTTTGAGAGAAAACTCGTGAGTAGATAatgttttcctttattttttgggcCATCGATAGTCCGTCACATGAGGCATTGAAGAGGGTATCTTTTGCTCATACTGACCAAGAACATTTAGAGACAGCCTGCTATTTGTTTGGTAGCATTTAAAgataagaaacaaaagaggAGCTTTGGGGCCCAAATTCTAAGTCATAATTTTACTCTTATCAGCCAAGCCTTTTTGgttaaaaatggaaatatgTAGTCTTGAAAAATTATGAAGTACAATCTTTCACCATCCTCGTTATCTTGGACACAGCCCACAGGCTAGTCACTGTTTCAAATCTCAATTTTAAGAAAGCAGGAAGGTAAACGGCACAAGTCTCTGATATGTTCTTTCACTTCATAACTAGAATTCAAGGAGCCCTAGGTCCGGGTCCCACGGCGGAGAGGGAGGGATATGTCTAAAAGAAGCAACATGAAATCTTTAACAAACCTTTAAGGAGACAGATTCACATGCATTGTGAGAGCCATGGCCAATAAATGTGCTAAAAATAACCAAGCAAGTGCTTCTCTGGTTTGACCAATGTCCAAGTACACAGGCTAAAAGATTGCATCACATCAACTCTTTGTGCAGGGATCTTTAACAAGCAAGCATATTATGATAGTTGAGAAGGGCAACTAGTAAGAAGAAAGGCAAATAGTTAGATTGGTCAAGCAACCAAGAACATAAGCAAACCAGAAGCTACTTATAGCAAAATTAAGCATAACAACTAGAATATTAAACTTAAGGCTGAATTTGAAGCTACTCATTCCCAAGGTTTCTGATCAAAGCATGAAAATTTATTAGCTATGCTAGGAAAACTACAACTAGAACTAGAATAATAACAATTGCACATAAATGGGATTGAATCCCTCAACAAATTAGACCCAGAACTATTCTACAAATTCTGGGTTTCAACTGTCAACTATACAAATCCAATAGAACAACAACACAGCTAAACGATCATaattttacaacaaaaaataaagattgaaCCTTCAAAACAGATTAACTTGATAATGAGCAACAAATCATCATGATTAGCTACTCAACTTGTTGGTAGAAGAGCCAAAGGCCTTGTCAATGGAGTCAACAATCTTTTGCTGGGATTGCAGAATCATATCAATCCTCCTCTTCTCCATCTCCAATCTACACCTCTCTGTTTCCTTCATGATCTCCATCCTCGTGTTCTCAACCCCAATGAACCTTTTCGCAAAAGCCCTAATTTCGTCTGCTAATTCCACAGCCATCTCTCCCCCCATCTGGGGCGGCTCCACCACATAGCCATTGTAGCCACCGCCACCGTCCACCGCGTCTCTCGATCTCTTGGCTGCCGCTGTGTCCTGCCAAAACGAGGCTTGTCCTCCAGAAAACCTATTCACAATCGTGGGCCTCCGTAGTATGTAATCAATACTCCGCACCTTACTGGAAttctcctcatcatcatcctcaccATCAACATCAACGCCATGACGATCATGACgctgctcttcttcttcttcttcttctggctGACATGGCATCACAGCCATGGGTCTGGAGGAGATGGGCATGGGACCGCGCTCCAAGCTCTCCATGAGCTCGAAGAAGGGCCAACGCGACCTCGACCCGGGCCGGAGGCGCTTCTTCAGTGTACGGTGCCGTTGCCGGAGCTTCTCCATCTTGTGACGGCACTGAGTGGCGGTCTTGGACTGCTCGGCTTGCTCGTAGCCGCATCGAGCTGCCACCGTCACCGCCACCTCCTCCCATTGACTCGACTTGAGCGGACCTCTTCTCAGCTTGTACCACTTTTCCTGGTAGGCCCGGATCATCTGTACCGTCTCTTCGTGCGTCCATGGCAGAGGCTGGGCCTTCTTGGTGGAGACTGGCGAGGCAGGGACCGAGGCCGAGGCTGAGGCCGTGGGCGAGGGCGGGGGTGGTGTGGACATTGTTCTGATGTCTAAGGTTAGGGATTTCGAattttagggttagggtttgatgGGAATTGGGGGTTTTTGTGTTGAGTtttgtggaggtggtggtggcggtgaCGGTGGTGGTTATGGTTGAGAGAGGGTTGATTTTTGGGTGGGGGCCTTTTAAGTTTAAGTCAATGGATCCGAACCCGTATTTGACATTTTAAAAAGACTAGGTGGGCTTTATTTGTACGGAAAGACCCGCAATTCGAACCCGAAGTAAAACAAGTGCAACGTCAaatgattgaattttttttttccaaggtcaaatgattgaattggattggatatataatatgattgtggggCCCTatattgtgattttaattttattttataatttattgtttttgtattaaattgtCTGATTTTTTTACATGTGGTTTGTAAGATGTTACATTTACTTATGTTGCGTATAGTACAATAAAGAGAAATTTAggttaattattaatttagtggtatttttcttttcaatataaaaaaaagttttcgCACTCtaattggtaaaaaaaaaggaccattttattgttatttcaTGCTTAGTTTCTGGTCGAAAGAGAGCAAAGGGCATATTAGAACATTTCCATTAGGTAGATTAGAAAAGGGTACAAAGGATAGATATATCTTAAGAAACAGGAAACCAAAGGAACATATGAAAAGTGATCATCTTTCGTCCACATGGATGTGATCCTTTTTCAACACATTGTAAcgcaataaaataatttttttattataaaaaatatgaataaattgCAACTgagaaaaaatttatgaagaaATTACTTTCATctgtttctttaaaaagaatacatgGCCTTTTATCCCCCAACAGTTAAATAATCCCAATTCACGCAttttggtttccttttttGGGTGATGGGGGGGACGGGGACCACACACGTTTGTTGCATTTAAAAATGCTTCTGTTGCTTGTTTTGGACATAAGAAAAGTGCAAGCTTTTGTTCTTCCTTTCATGTAATTACTACGTTGACACAGAGAGAGTCAAAGATATCAGATAAAGTTGGGACAGGAAGATACAGAACAGATAGAGAATCATGGGTTATTGATGGCAATGCAAGGGAACCAGTTTTTCGTTtaaaatttcaccaaaaaataaaagagggaATCATTTTTACTTTGCTACacaaaaactcaaactatACATTCTTCAAAGCTTCAAGCTTCCCTAACATGGAGCACTCTCATCCTGAAATGGGCATCACTGCTCTTGATCATTCACCTGAGAAAACACAATCTCCTCCAAATCCCAACCATTTCATCCCCAGAAGGTTTTCCCTCTTCTCCTTTTACCCTTTGTTaacatgtttgttttttcaaaggTAGAAACTCTGAAAGGTttttgtatgtgtgtgtgtgtctgtgtACAGCTACCAAGTGAAAGTGTTTGAAGTTGCAAAGCGAAAGAACACGATTGCGGTGTTGGAAACCGGTGCTGGGAAGACCATGATAGCTGTGATGCTAATCAAACACATTTCTAAAGATATGATCAAGTCCAACGGCAAAAGAAAGCTGATAATTTTCTTGGCTCCAACCGTTAATCTTGTCACTCAGGCAATTATCACTTCTACTGTTGCAATATTCtatgtatatacatacatgtaGTGTTTAGGGGGCTTTTATCATTGAAATGCTGAATTAGTGCCTTTTTGTTAACAGCAATTCAAGGTTATCAAAGATTCTACAACTCTTGAAGTGGGAAATTACTATGGAGCCAAGGGAGTGGATGAATGGAGTAGGAGCTGTTGGGAAATGGAAGTTCAAACACATGATGTAGGTTTCTCTTCCTCTATAactcaaataatgaaataaagttttgggtgtttttttaaaagaaataacatAAAGGGACAAGAAAACTCTCCATTTCAGTGTAGCATGGAATTGTTATGGATCTCAATGTTAGTTACCATTTCTTAGACTATTCTTTGTTTGTGCATTTTATGTCAGTATTTTGATATTCTTTTTTAGTTagattaaaaaatttattcagTATTATCCAAGTGATGCTTAATCAGTTTTTCAAGTACATATGATGGTATTTCTGAGATTTAGAACTactgatttttcttcttcttcttatcttGTAGATACTGGTGATGACACCGCAAATTCTCTTGGATGCCTTGAGGAATGCATTCTTGAGCTTAGAAATGTTTTGCTTATTGATCTTTGATGAATCCCATCGTGCTACTGGCAATCATCCctatacaaaaataatgaagGTAGTTGCTAAACGTCTCccacttttaattttattttattcaaataatgTGAATACACTTAAAATGATTAGAATCTTCTTTTGGAGAAGGAATTTTATCATACATCCGGCAACAGGCCAAAGATTTTTGGAATGACAGCATCCCCTGTTATAAGAAAAGGTAAGATATTTGTGTTTCTGCATACGATTATCTGATGTTTTGTTGGCACAGATAGGTGAACTCAATTCTCTGCATGCCTTCAATGTGGTTAATACAAAACATTGCATTCACCACAATTTGAGAAATCTTGAACCTCACTCAAAGATTCTCACTTATTATCACCAAAAATCATCCCATAATGAGGGGATGAGATTTTTTCTTATGCTCTCTACAATCTTATACATTATTACAATTTGCTGCATGTTCATTATCAAGCTAGTGCTATTTTACAATATGCTATGCAAAATTATGAAGACAACCTTCTCTACATATCAGGTGTCTCATCCACCATGGACTGTGAGAATCAAATATCAGCACTGGAAAGCATCTTGGATTCTCAggtattttgagtttttcatGTCATGATTATTCCCTACTTATTATGAAAATTAGCCTCTAAATGTCTATGTATCTTGATATGTGCTGGTAAAGGTTTATGCTATAGAAGACAGGGCAGAAATTGAAGCATATATTCCCTCAACAGTCCAAACTTGTAGATTTTATGAGAAAACATGGTTACTCATGAATTTGGGTCTGAAAGGCGAGATGGAAGCTTTGTGGTCTAAGGTAGTCCTGCATCATATCAAATATTTCATGCCAAAGGATATACAGTATATGTTTttgctataaaaaaaatgttattcaGTCTTTCACTTATGTACTTATGGGAATGCTAAGAGGTATTTAACTGCATGGACAGTATGCTTCTATGTTAGAGTTGCAAAGGGAAGTGCCAAGTCAGTACCAGTACTACCAGGACATTGATGATAAAATAAAGATGCTGAGAAAGCGGATGTCCAATGACTACATGAAGATTTTATATTGCCTTAATGACCTTGGGCTCATATGCACATATGAGGTATGGTTGTTCTCTAGCTAAGTACAAActgaaaagcaaaaaaataaagaaaaataaaaggaggAATGTGATCTGTTCGGtgtgttcctttttttttttcttttttttttctttttttttttttctcttctctcatttAAGATTTTTTCCCTTGGTAGAAAACTCTTTCTTAGAATTACTTATATGGTTTGAATCCACTCAGAACATTAAGAAAACCATGAACGAACAGAGCTTCAGTTTTAAACTTTACTCACATCGTGACGTTCTTACCTTGCTTAAACTTAAGTCTGTCTAAAGAATGACTCCGATGTCGAAGAAGATTTTACAGTAGAAGAGAATGGCTCTTCTTCGACGTCAGAGGCATTCTCTAGACAGACTTTAACAGCCACTATTTGAGTAAGGTTTAAAACCGAAGCTCTGTTCGTTCCTGGGTTTTCTTAATGTTCTGAGTGGATTCAAACCATATAAGCAATTCTAAGAAAGGTTTTTCTAGAAAGATATGTCACTGATGGAGCTTCCAATAATCATGTACTTGACTCAAAGACAAGTCACTAGTGGAGCTTCCTATAATTATAACTCAAGGACGAGTCACTAGTGGTGCTTCCtattttcaatcttttttttcagatcttcatttttttgttctgaTTTCATACTTTTACACGATTATACCTTTTTTGTAGGCTGTTAAAGTCTGTCTAGAGAATGCCTTCGATGTCGAAGAAGAGTCCCAATTTTATAGAGGAAGTTCTTTGAAGTTGAAATATTTTCTCGATGAAGTCTTACATATAATTGAAGGATTTCTTCGACCTAGTATGCAGCTCGGTGAGTTTGTATCGTAATTTTGGATTGATATTTAGTTCTTCTTAtgatataaattataatagttCTTTACTGATATACTTCCTTCACACTGCTCAGGCAATAACATTTGTACAGATTTTGAGTTTGACTATATAAAGGCACACGATTTGGGCTACATATCTCCCAAGCTACATGAACTTTTACAAATTTTCCAATCATTTGGGTAAATAGAACTACTCCACTGGTAAAgtccttttaattttcttataaagTCAATTGATCAGCCTGCTTTGCCATTGCAGAAGCGGTAGCCAAGTTCCATGCCTCATCTTTGTAGAGAGAATTATTACAGCCAATGTAATTGAAAGATATGTTAAGAAAGTACCATGCTTATCTCATTTCACGGTTTCATATTTGACCGGAAGTAACAAATCAGTTGGTGCAGTTGCACCAAAGTTGCAAAAGGAAACTTTGGAATCATTTCGCTCTGGGAAGGTACCTAATCTTTAACATGACAGATATCAATTTATATGAAGCTTTTGTGTGTTTAAAAACCATATAATCAGTGAGGAAACCCTTCTATCAGGTCAACCTATTATTTGCCACTGATGTAGTTGAGGAGGGAATTCATGTCCCAAGCTGTTCCTGTGTAATCCGTTTCGACCTGCCCAAGACAGTCCGTAGTTATGTCCAGTCCCGAGGACGATGTCGAACAAGCGATTCTCAGTT
Proteins encoded:
- the LOC117636317 gene encoding trihelix transcription factor ASIL1, which gives rise to MSTPPPPSPTASASASVPASPVSTKKAQPLPWTHEETVQMIRAYQEKWYKLRRGPLKSSQWEEVAVTVAARCGYEQAEQSKTATQCRHKMEKLRQRHRTLKKRLRPGSRSRWPFFELMESLERGPMPISSRPMAVMPCQPEEEEEEEQRHDRHGVDVDGEDDDEENSSKVRSIDYILRRPTIVNRFSGGQASFWQDTAAAKRSRDAVDGGGGYNGYVVEPPQMGGEMAVELADEIRAFAKRFIGVENTRMEIMKETERCRLEMEKRRIDMILQSQQKIVDSIDKAFGSSTNNCPSQLS